Genomic DNA from Choristoneura fumiferana chromosome 16, NRCan_CFum_1, whole genome shotgun sequence:
AGAGCCCAAtttatgattttgattttattattattttattcaaatgctTTTCTGACTTTTATTTTACTGGTGttgaatttaatgaaaaaaaaaacttaacatgGTCAGTTGTATTGAACATATGGGGCAGAAGTACcagttttggccaccttaagcccgtttttggccagttcaCATTTGCtgtcatatataaaaagttatagtattaaaataatatgtttagtgaataaagtttataatgatttattactgtacatagtacattgtgtcttaagggcggtaaataaggaattacgaacgagagtctattagaagcctgaagtcgCAGACTGagagctttaatgagtcgatgttcgtgattctagtaccgcccgtgcgacatacaatgtttttcatcacatttgcgagtaaaattttatatttataaaataaatgtaattcttccaaatattggcgataccttaggctgcgctcttagcagcgccgccctctccccctcccgcagcatgcgcctgacgtgcgtgCGCGTGTGGGCCTGCTGGTCTACGCCAGCGCagagcgcgcgcagcagcattagtacgggcattgactcatttaccgagcttgggcttcatgacaagaaaattagtacgggcaatgactcatttaccgaccacgggtttcatgacaagcacattaaggtcgagggttttatttggggggtcgcaaccaaggtagcctgcatggttacgacactgtttacgagcaagtgtgatgaaaaatttatttcagacgtatatttaaacaataaatggccataaacggtacagtggccacaaacggtactgaTCCCACTGTccttaatttcatttcattcatgtcattcatttatttaaaattatactgCCTCAAAATTAAGTAACAAGCAAGGAATAAATGGAAAAACATTCTATTTCAGGTAAAAACCAGTTAGTCGGCGACATGCTGTGCCTCGCTGGGTCACTCCTCTTCGCTATGGTGACAGTGCTTCAAGAGATGATGCTAAAAGTACAATCATGCCCCGAGTACTTGGCACTTCTTGGCCTAATCGGCAGCATAGTCTCCTGCACCCAAACCTTCTTCCTAGAACTAAGAGAGCTGATGACTTTCAACTGGTATGAGTTGGACACACTAGTGCAGTGGGGAAGTTACTGCTCTGTGCAGACAGTATTCCAGATACTGCAGAGTTTCATGCTGCGGGATGCAGGCTCGATAATACTGCATCTGTCGTTCCTGTCTGCAGATTATTATACGCTCATTGCGGGGATGTATATTTTTCAGTTTAAGGTGAGTTTGAATAATTATAAGCAGACCTTTTTTTATCTTAAGTTTGACGAGCCTTGCCTCCGCAACACCCCCAAGCCCCGCAAGAACTCCTTCTtatatttgaaatattgaaTATAATCTTTTGCCTTTCTCCCATATGTCGGGTAGGACACATGCATATGggttgatcaactttttcttgtttgttattctgtcccgttgtccaagagacaacaatGATAGAGTTTCTTAAAACAACTGTTAtgatatatgctactaatgtgcttaggagattgtccattaaataatgggcttgtactacgacaaaaatgtacgctctatgaattataaccacagaaatcatggagaaactcatggttttaaagagttgtccaggggacgtaaccatggcaatgcggtacagggaaaagttgatcgacccatatcaaagtcaaagtcaaaatatctttattcaatttaggctataacaagcacttatgaatgtcaaaaaaaatctactacctaTATCTATACGTATAAGACTTAATCTGACTGACTGTCTAACAATAGACGGTCTAAACCACTATAACTAAAGACTTGTAGTAGGCATATTCGAAGATCATAAATGTACACTAAGTAAAGATTTTGAAATTCTAATGGGATAAGGAGCTAGACCTTTTTTTAGTTTCCATGGGGCTAAAGCCTTGGGCATTAGTgaataataaacagtttttttttcgaacagtTTAATCTGTATCGCTTGTGTATTGCCGTATCCACAATTCCACATTAACATTTCCACTATATAATCTAATCTATGGCCTTATAATGGTCGTCGTGTTTCAGTTCCACGCGCTATACTTCGTGTCATACATGTTGGCGATGGTGGGAGTGTTCCTGTTTGCGTCGCGTCGCactgcgcccgcgcccgcgcccgcgccggcgccgcagCTCGTGCACGACGCCGTGTCGCATCACGTGCCCGACAACGTCTCCATGTGAGTAGCGCAGTGTTGCCACGCTATTGTTTGTTCGCTGAcagttgttaaaaaaattatgaaaatcaggAGTTATTCAGGAGGAGGCCTGCAAATTTTTTGAAAggataaaaacattataaaaaaaattaaacagaaaaCTGTCTAAACGTCGCTGTGTCGCATCACGTGCCCTCAATGTCTCTATGTGAATGGGACAGAGGTCGTCAATACTAAAATGGGGGTACAAACGGGCAAAATGGCTTGACGAAtacgttaattttatttacgtacACCACAAGAAGTTTTAGAAGGTCCACATTAGATTATTATAGGTATGTAGTTTAGCCCTTTTATTCTGTAAGGAGGCCTGTTCCCTGCACTGAGACGGATATATGATTGCGAAGATAACCTAAGCCCTTGCTGAGCGGCCCGTCTGGCAGCTCGCTTTTTCTGCGGTAACCTGTAAAAGCAATCTAAAACTAACAGCAATAGTCCGTcagtccgtccgaaaaaaaaagaGATACAGAACAAGATGATGACTGTTTCAATGACAATTTAATGAACCTACATATGTACAGTTGAGGAAATTGAATAACGTACCGGGGTGGAACGTTTCCATcatcaattttgctatgatttttttggcaaatgtatgggatgtcaacatgatattagtagcaAAAAGAAtctaccctggtacgtgattcagtttccttgaccgtacagttagcaaaaaaacttaattttgaatGATCTTTAGGGACTACACGGTCCCCAGTCTGGACTGCATCCCCATCGAGGGTCTGGAGCCGCCGATGAGCCGCGACACCACATTTACGTCGTTCCTTGGAGCGCCGCAGCCGAACGGGGCCTTTGCGTACCCTCAACTGAATGGGAAGGATCCTTGTTAGAAGATCTAAAGCAGAGAGGAGCGGCTGAGAGGGACTAAAATGTTCCATAGTGTTGCCATGTTCAAGCGTGATAGGGCAAAACGGTGCCAGAGTTTCTATGTAACACGTGGAAGTGGCGCCCTCAATGGATGGagcgttcaagtattacgtaacgcaatttggaggggagagggggagggggtggtcttgtaaaacgttacgatgcgttacagGTTTTCAAACAACGCGttacgtcacagtttttttGAAACAAGTACATAGTTATAATGACCTCAAAAGTGGGAAATTCGCATCATCAGTTGttgttcttggcctataaatgctctcatgctCAGTTGTCAGTGTGACTGCCAAAAAATGCCAACGTAATTCGGAAAacggctaaagaaaagctaagaaaattaaatagaaatggTCATTTGGGTGTTACGTAACGTTTAGAAAGGGGGGTTACAGAAGAATGTTACGGCGCGAACAGGGGGGGGGGTCAAAAATCTCCATAAATTGCGTTATGTATTACTTGAGCGCCCCTAAATTCCCGCTTTTTGGGCTGCGCGTCCACCAGAGTTGtggtctgtgtgtgtgtgtgtgtgtgtgtgtggtgtagt
This window encodes:
- the LOC141436153 gene encoding solute carrier family 35 member F1-like; translated protein: MAVVCVVWADVEGAPTDGKNQLVGDMLCLAGSLLFAMVTVLQEMMLKVQSCPEYLALLGLIGSIVSCTQTFFLELRELMTFNWYELDTLVQWGSYCSVQTVFQILQSFMLRDAGSIILHLSFLSADYYTLIAGMYIFQFKFHALYFVSYMLAMVGVFLFASRRTAPAPAPAPAPQLVHDAVSHHVPDNVSMDYTVPSLDCIPIEGLEPPMSRDTTFTSFLGAPQPNGAFAYPQLNGKDPC